A single genomic interval of Nonomuraea rubra harbors:
- a CDS encoding carbohydrate ABC transporter permease has translation MRRLLLNASAVAVLIVTIFPVYWMFLTAFKPTRDIQSDTPTFWPASPTLDHFVTAVNAPGFWTYWLNSLLVTAGAVLIALLVALMAAFAVARMRWRGRGAFVVAVFAAQMAPWEALLVPVFIIARDTDLLDSLAMLTGVYFMITLPFTIVTLRGFLAAIPPELEEAAQVDGCSRLVAFRRVVFPLLAPGLMATSLFGFITAWNEFAFVNVLIIKDQDKRTLPVWLSSFRDVFGTDWGATMAAASLFALPVLLLFLFLQRHVGTGMTAGAVKG, from the coding sequence ATGAGACGACTCCTGCTGAACGCCTCGGCCGTGGCCGTCCTCATCGTGACGATCTTTCCGGTCTACTGGATGTTCCTGACCGCGTTCAAACCCACCCGCGACATCCAGTCGGACACCCCGACCTTCTGGCCCGCCAGCCCCACCCTCGACCACTTCGTGACCGCCGTGAACGCCCCGGGCTTCTGGACCTACTGGCTCAACAGCCTGCTCGTCACCGCAGGCGCGGTGCTGATCGCCCTGCTGGTGGCGCTGATGGCGGCCTTCGCCGTGGCCCGCATGCGGTGGCGGGGCCGGGGCGCGTTCGTGGTGGCGGTCTTCGCGGCGCAGATGGCCCCGTGGGAGGCGCTGCTGGTGCCGGTCTTCATCATCGCCCGCGACACGGACCTGCTGGACTCCCTGGCCATGCTGACCGGCGTCTACTTCATGATCACGCTGCCGTTCACCATCGTCACCCTGCGCGGCTTCCTCGCCGCGATCCCGCCGGAGCTGGAGGAGGCGGCCCAGGTGGACGGCTGCAGCCGCCTGGTGGCCTTCCGGCGCGTGGTCTTCCCGCTCCTGGCGCCGGGCCTGATGGCCACCTCCCTGTTCGGCTTCATCACGGCCTGGAACGAGTTCGCGTTCGTCAACGTGCTCATCATCAAGGACCAGGACAAGCGCACGCTGCCGGTGTGGCTGTCGTCGTTCAGGGACGTCTTCGGCACGGACTGGGGCGCCACCATGGCCGCCGCCAGCCTGTTCGCCCTGCCGGTGCTGCTGCTCTTCCTGTTCCTGCAGCGCCACGTCGGGACGGGGATGACGGCGGGGGCGGTCAAGGGCTGA
- a CDS encoding carbohydrate ABC transporter permease, whose translation MRTRSPWPYLLIAPTVAGGAFLLLYPLLKATVISFQHFRMGELIRGGAAFVGLENYVELLSGEEFWQVLARTLAWTAINVVLIVGLATGIALMLPRLRRGLRLALMSALALAWATPIIAATTIFQWLFQSELGVVNWLLVTLGFDSFRGYTWFADGTATFAVLVILVVWQSVPFAALTLYAGLTTIPVELFESARIDGGTGWQVFWKVTFPMLRQLFALITSLEVIWVAKCFPQIWVLSQGGPGDATTTLPVYAFKVARVLHRYDLGSAVAMLTVVLLAIALVANLRRMVRS comes from the coding sequence ATGCGGACCCGTTCCCCCTGGCCCTACCTGCTCATCGCACCCACGGTGGCAGGCGGGGCCTTCCTCCTGCTCTATCCGCTGCTGAAGGCGACGGTGATCTCGTTCCAGCACTTCCGCATGGGCGAGCTGATCAGAGGCGGGGCCGCGTTCGTCGGCCTGGAGAACTACGTCGAACTGCTGTCGGGCGAGGAGTTCTGGCAGGTACTGGCGCGCACCCTGGCCTGGACAGCGATCAACGTGGTGCTCATCGTGGGGCTGGCCACGGGGATCGCGCTGATGCTCCCGCGCCTGCGCCGCGGCCTGCGGCTGGCGCTGATGAGCGCCCTCGCCCTGGCCTGGGCCACGCCGATCATCGCGGCCACCACCATCTTCCAGTGGCTGTTCCAGTCGGAGCTGGGAGTGGTGAACTGGCTGCTGGTCACGCTCGGCTTCGACTCCTTCCGCGGCTACACCTGGTTCGCGGACGGCACGGCCACGTTCGCCGTACTCGTGATCCTCGTCGTGTGGCAGTCCGTCCCGTTCGCCGCGCTCACCCTGTACGCGGGCCTGACCACCATCCCCGTGGAGCTCTTCGAGTCGGCCAGGATAGACGGCGGCACCGGCTGGCAGGTGTTCTGGAAGGTCACGTTCCCCATGCTCAGACAGCTCTTCGCGCTCATCACCTCGCTGGAGGTGATCTGGGTGGCCAAGTGCTTCCCCCAGATCTGGGTGCTCAGCCAGGGCGGCCCCGGCGACGCCACGACCACCCTGCCGGTGTACGCGTTCAAGGTCGCCCGCGTCCTGCACCGCTACGACCTCGGCTCGGCGGTCGCCATGCTGACGGTCGTCCTGCTCGCCATCGCCCTGGTCGCCAACCTGCGCCGGATGGTGCGCTCATGA
- a CDS encoding GntR family transcriptional regulator, which translates to MLDYEGDTHIYLQIADILRDRVAGLSAGHPIPSEAEIQEEFGVARTTARRAVHVLREEGLVYTVQGEGAFVGPSAGGPRQRRKVPLYQQIATDLAEQIKAGKYPPRRPIPGETALVKQYGVARETVRRAMALLREQGWIYTVAQRGSYVSLKESWPQA; encoded by the coding sequence GTGCTCGACTACGAAGGGGACACCCACATCTACCTCCAGATCGCCGACATCCTCCGGGATCGGGTCGCCGGGCTCTCGGCGGGGCATCCGATACCGAGCGAGGCGGAGATCCAGGAGGAGTTCGGAGTGGCCAGGACCACCGCGCGGCGGGCGGTCCACGTGCTGCGCGAGGAGGGGCTGGTCTACACCGTTCAGGGGGAGGGCGCCTTCGTCGGGCCGTCGGCCGGCGGGCCGCGCCAGCGGCGCAAAGTGCCGCTCTACCAGCAGATCGCCACAGACCTCGCCGAACAGATCAAGGCAGGCAAGTACCCTCCGCGACGGCCCATACCGGGCGAGACCGCACTGGTGAAGCAGTACGGCGTGGCACGGGAGACGGTACGCCGGGCCATGGCGCTGCTGCGGGAGCAGGGCTGGATCTACACCGTCGCCCAGCGCGGCAGCTACGTCTCCCTCAAGGAGTCATGGCCCCAGGCGTGA